The Malus domestica chromosome 06, GDT2T_hap1 genome has a segment encoding these proteins:
- the LOC103438276 gene encoding DNA polymerase epsilon subunit B gives MSSSGRKKVQRKCKIRGYTLDPDAVDEILSFASNFDDSAPDDDAIDLLLDFLETQPRKDKETVHRLVTKLSRADAAVYDGDDDGGGGTSEPDWHIIDAFKVPKFRYDPIKKSFYRHTGRLSIHGEASAKSALYRDRFLLLSQIISRQKEFSRPAFGSKSSDAGRREISPIQSLIGQTGRRWVMGLISQLEDGHFYLEDLSSSVEIDLSNAQITAGFFVENTIVVAEGEMLLEGVFQVITCGFPPLEPRDESLQFIAGNDFFGSSSLTEEETLRLAKLDRTVANDNVVILSDIWLDDEEAMGKLETVFSAFEDEEFVPCLFVLMGNFCSRPCNLAFHSFSSLRLQFGKLGKMIAAHPRLVEGSCFLFIPGPDDAGPSTALPRNALPKYLTEELQTHIPNAIFSSNPCRLKLGTKEVVFFRQDLLYRMRRSCLVPPCTVETDDHFEHLVATITHQCHLCPLPLIVQPIIWNYDHSLYLYPTPDTIVLGDRSDQKAFKYTGITCFNPGSFSSDSTFVVFRPCTQEVELSSL, from the exons atgagCAGCTCGGGGAGGAAGAAGGTGCAGAGGAAGTGCAAGATCAGAGGGTACACGCTTGACCCGGACGCCGTCGACGAGATCCTCTCCTTCGCGTCCAATTTCGACGACTCTGCTCCCGACGACGATGCCATCGATCTCCTCCTCGACTTCCTCGAGACCCAACCCC GAAAAGACAAGGAGACGGTGCACCGCCTCGTTACCAAACTGTCGCGTGCTGATGCGGCCGTCTACGACGGCGATGATGACGGTGGTGGTGGTACCTCGGAACCTGATTGGCACATAATTGATGCCTTCAAGGTCCCAAAGTTCCGATACGATCCCATCAAGAAAAGTTTCTACAG GCATACTGGGAGATTATCTATTCATGGCGAAGCATCGGCTAAATCGGCTCTGTACAGGGATAGGTTTCTCTTGCTCTCCCAGATTATCTCTCGCCAAAAGGAGTTTTCCAGACCGGCATTTGGTTCTAAATCGTCGGATGCAGGTCGCCGCGAG ATATCTCCAATTCAGTCCCTGATTGGGCAAACCGGAAGGAGATGGGTGATGGGTCTGATATCTCAGTTGGAGGATGGCCATTTTTACTTGGAAGACCTTTCTTCGTCTGTGGAAATCGACTTATCGAATGCA CAGATAACCGCAGGGTTTTTCGTGGAGAACACAATAGTTGTTGCAGAAGGTGAGATGCTTTTAGAGGGTGTCTTTCAG GTGATTACTTGTGGATTTCCTCCGCTTGAGCCCAGAGACGAGTCCCTCCAATTTATTGCAGGGAATGACTTTTTTGGTAGTAGTTCTCTAACAGAAGAGGAGACT CTTAGACTTGCAAAGTTGGATAGGACAGTAGCTAATGACAATGTCGTCATACTATCTGACATTTGGCTCGACGATGAAGAG GCTATGGGAAAGCTAGAGACAGTATTCAGTGCCTTTGAGGATGAAGAATTTGTACCATGCTTATTTGTACTCATGGGGAATTTTTGCTCTCGCCCGTGTAATCTTGCTTTTCATTCTTTCTCCAGTCTCAG GTTGCAGTTTGGCAAGCTAGGGAAGATGATTGCAGCCCATCCACGGCTAGTAGAGGGTAGTTGTTTTCTATTTATCCCAGGTCCTGATGATGCAG GCCCTTCGACAGCTCTGCCCAGGAATGCTTTACCAAAATATTTAACGGAAGAGCTTCAAACTCACATTCCAAATGCCATATTTTCCAGTAATCCTTGCAG ATTAAAGTTGGGTACCAAGGAGGTTGTATTTTTCCGTCAAGATCTGCTCTACAGAATGCGTCGTTCCTGTCTGGTTCCCCCTTGTACAGTAGAAACTGATGATCACTTCGAGCAT CTTGTTGCCACCATAACCCATCAATGTCATCTCTGCCCACTCCCTCTTATTGTACAACCCATCATTTGGAATTACGATCACTCGCTTTACCTCTATCCAACTCCCGACACG ATAGTTTTAGGTGACAGAAGTGACCAGAAGGCTTTCAAATACACAGGAATCACTTGTTTTAATCCTGGTTCCTTCTCAAGTGATAGTACCTTTGTGGTATTCCGTCCCTGCACCCAGGAAGTCGAATTGTCGTCCTTGTAG
- the LOC114825422 gene encoding glutamate decarboxylase 4-like, producing the protein MAISTTSGDRLGELVNCTFASRYVRNDLPKFQMPATSIPKDAAYQIINDELMLDGNPRLNLASFVTTWMEPECDRLMMASMNKNYVDMDEYPVTTELQNRCVNMIANLFNAPIGDGETAVGVSTVGSSEAIMLAGLAFKRKWQHKRKLEGKPSDKPNIVTGANVQVCWEKFARYFEVELKEVKLSEGYYVMDPTKAIEMVDENTICVAAILGSTLTGEFEDVKLLNDLLAEKNKQTGWDTPIHVDAASGGFIAPFLYPELEWDFRLPLVKSINVSGHKYGLVYAGVGWVVWRSKEDLPDELVFHINYLGSDQPTFTLNFSKGSSQIIAQYYQFIRLGFEGYKNVMINCVENTRLLREGLEKTGRFEILSKDIGVPLVAFSLKDSSKHTVFEVADSLRKFGWIVPAYTMPANAEHVAVLRVVIREDFSRGLAERLVSDIDKVMREIDTLPSHVSSKAAHVTATVDEVVRGSEGVVKPIVHKSATEIEQEVVSRWKELVNGRKTGVC; encoded by the exons ATGGCGATCTCAACGACATCCGGTgaccgtcttggagagctggtGAACTGTACCTTTGCTTCCAGATATGTGCGTAACGACCTCCCTAA GTTTCAGATGCCGGCGACGTCGATACCAAAGGACGCGGCGTATCAGATAATAAACGACGAGCTCATGCTGGACGGGAATCCGCGGCTGAACTTGGCGTCGTTCGTGACGACGTGGATGGAGCCCGAATGCGATCGGCTGATGATGGCTTCCATGAACAAAAACTACGTCGACATGGATGAGTACCCTGTCACCACTGAACTCCAG AATCGGTGTGTGAATATGATCGCAAATCTGTTTAATGCACCCATTGGAGACGGCGAAACTGCCGTTGGTGTGTCAACAGTAGGTTCTTCAGAGGCAATAATGTTGGCGGGTCTAGCTTTCAAGAGGAAGTGGCAACACAAGAGAAAACTAGAGGGAAAGCCCTCTGATAAGCCCAACATAGTCACCGGAGCTAATGTGCAG GTTTGTTGGGAAAAATTCGCGAGGTATTTTGAAGTTGAGCTGAAGGAGGTGAAGCTGTCGGAGGGATACTATGTGATGGACCCTACGAAAGCAATTGAGATGGTTGATGAGAATACTATCTGTGTTGCTGCTATTCTAGGCTCAACCCTAACAGGAGAGTTCGAAGACGTGAAGCTCCTTAATGATCTCCTTGCTGAAAAGAATAAGCAGACGGGATGGGATACTCCCATTCATGTCGATGCTGCCAGCGGAGGCTTTATTGCTCCGTTTCTGTATCCTGAGCTCGAGTGGGATTTCCGCTTGCCATTAGTCAAGAGCATCAATGTGAGTGGTCACAAGTATGGCCTTGTATATGCCGGTGTTGGATGGGTTGTGTGGAGGAGTAAGGAGGACTTGCCGGACGAGCTTGTGTTTCACATCAATTACCTTGGATCTGATCAGCCCACTTTCACCCTCAACTTTTCTAAAG GTTCTAGCCAGATAATTGCTCAGTATTATCAGTTCATTCGACTAGGTTTTGAG GGTTACAAAAATGTGATGATAAACTGCGTGGAGAATACAAGATTGCTGAGAGAAGGACTAGAGAAAACAGGGCGGTTTGAAATACTCTCCAAAGACATAGGAGTGCCCCTCGTggcattttctctaaaagacaGCAGCAAGCACACTGTGTTCGAGGTAGCCGATAGTTTGAGAAAGTTCGGATGGATAGTTCCAGCCTACACGATGCCAGCCAATGCAGAACATGTAGCTGTTCTTCGCGTGGTTATTAGGGAGGATTTCAGCCGGGGTTTGGCGGAGAGGCTCGTCTCAGacattgacaaagttatgaggGAAATAGACACACTCCCGAGCCACGTGTCTAGCAAAGCCGCCCATGTCACGGCTACTGTCGATGAAGTAGTTCGCGGCAGCGAGGGGGTTGTGAAGCCTATTGTTCATAAGAGTGCAACAGAGATTGAGCAAGAGGTAGTGTCGCGCTGGAAGGAGCTTGTGAATGGGAGGAAAACAGGCGTATGCTAG